The uncultured Fibrobacter sp. genome includes a region encoding these proteins:
- a CDS encoding NAD(P)H-hydrate dehydratase, whose translation MRTLASLTYRECAPVVTAEAMRFLDNDTKRSRVSSPGFQHFWGASPENVPAESDEFATPIDAGYALMKLAGKALFNKVVETLGQNGNEKPVAVIIGGGNNGGDGLALSTLLIQAGIPCTVYSLAKAESFKDEAALAYQDFASNGGELVYIADQLPEAPQYSLIVDCMLGNGASGELRPAFARTVIAMDEWNIPILSADAPTGFDSTEHRAGIPCTEADETLIFGLPRLDALTSEGAKVFGKVTVEPLDYPENLIDKVNSGVFLATEKMIPALLPDRAEFGDKRTQGTAMVIAGSGNMTGAASLCTQAVLRSGAGLVTTATPKALLPVLQAKLDEPIFCGIGDSTTDRLSIMHLMQLQDAAQHQNAIAIGPGLGTDTETQDAIRMFLTGITAPVVVDADAINACGSAFFCMEGGPANAIITPHKREWERNFGPLPSNESFYPEYLKQFATQFKITIVLKGCPTYIAIPDGRIYIVECHNSGLAKGGSGDVLTGIITALLAQGLATAEAAVLGVLLHQKAGKIAREKWGAFSMLPSDVIKALPQAFAC comes from the coding sequence ATGAGAACACTTGCTAGTCTGACATACAGGGAATGCGCTCCGGTCGTCACCGCCGAAGCCATGCGGTTCTTGGACAACGACACCAAGAGGAGTCGCGTTTCCAGTCCCGGTTTCCAGCATTTCTGGGGGGCTTCCCCCGAAAACGTTCCCGCAGAAAGCGACGAATTCGCCACTCCGATCGATGCCGGATACGCCCTGATGAAACTGGCCGGAAAAGCCCTGTTCAACAAGGTTGTAGAAACACTCGGCCAAAATGGCAACGAAAAACCGGTCGCTGTCATTATCGGCGGTGGAAACAACGGAGGCGACGGACTTGCGCTTTCCACCCTGCTTATCCAGGCCGGAATTCCCTGCACCGTGTACTCCCTTGCAAAGGCGGAGTCGTTCAAGGACGAAGCAGCACTAGCCTATCAGGACTTTGCAAGCAACGGCGGAGAATTGGTCTATATCGCAGACCAGCTTCCCGAAGCGCCCCAATATTCCCTGATTGTAGACTGTATGCTCGGCAACGGGGCATCCGGTGAATTGCGCCCCGCATTTGCGCGCACTGTTATCGCCATGGACGAATGGAACATTCCCATTCTCTCGGCAGACGCACCGACCGGGTTCGATTCTACAGAACACCGCGCAGGAATCCCCTGCACCGAAGCAGACGAAACTCTCATTTTCGGACTTCCGCGACTAGACGCCCTCACAAGCGAAGGCGCCAAGGTATTTGGCAAGGTGACGGTCGAACCGCTCGACTACCCGGAAAACCTGATCGACAAGGTGAATTCAGGCGTATTCCTTGCCACCGAAAAAATGATTCCGGCCCTACTCCCCGACCGTGCCGAATTTGGCGACAAGCGAACCCAAGGAACAGCCATGGTCATCGCGGGTTCGGGAAACATGACCGGGGCGGCCTCGCTCTGCACCCAGGCCGTTTTAAGGAGCGGTGCAGGACTTGTCACCACTGCAACACCCAAAGCACTGCTCCCCGTATTGCAAGCAAAACTGGACGAACCAATTTTCTGCGGAATCGGCGATTCCACGACGGACAGACTTTCGATTATGCACCTGATGCAGCTGCAAGACGCAGCCCAGCACCAGAACGCTATCGCCATTGGCCCTGGACTTGGAACCGACACCGAAACTCAGGACGCCATCCGCATGTTCCTTACAGGAATCACGGCCCCCGTCGTTGTCGATGCCGATGCCATTAACGCCTGTGGCTCCGCATTCTTCTGCATGGAAGGCGGCCCCGCGAACGCCATCATCACGCCGCACAAGCGTGAATGGGAACGCAACTTCGGCCCGCTCCCCTCGAATGAATCGTTCTACCCGGAATACCTGAAACAATTCGCGACGCAATTCAAGATTACGATTGTCCTTAAGGGATGCCCCACCTACATAGCGATTCCCGATGGACGCATCTACATTGTCGAATGCCACAACTCGGGACTTGCCAAGGGCGGTTCTGGCGACGTTCTCACCGGAATCATCACGGCGCTCCTCGCTCAGGGACTAGCCACTGCAGAAGCCGCCGTACTGGGAGTTCTTCTGCATCAAAAGGCAGGGAAAATCGCCCGCGAAAAGTGGGGTGCGTTCAGCATGCTCCCTTCCGATGTCATCAAGGCACTCCCCCAGGCATTCGCTTGCTAG